A window of Carassius carassius chromosome 44, fCarCar2.1, whole genome shotgun sequence contains these coding sequences:
- the LOC132126742 gene encoding ankyrin repeat and SOCS box protein 14 encodes MNLDTSGMGFEEDVTTQLMIESLREQGLVTSPFSGESCRIIQITPEREKISSAIKHGDEQSLCELTVHQQAFSEEDDTDYIPLHEAAIQNNQNILDHIYWSVLRIHFVSDRHC; translated from the exons ATGAATTTGGACACATCTGGAATGGGTTTTGAGGAGGATGTGACAACCCAGCTGATGATCGAGAGTCTCCGAGAACAAGGGTTGGTCACGAGCCCTTTCTCCGGTGAATCCTGCAG AATCATTCAGATCACCCCTGAGAGAGAGAAGATATCCAGTGCAATAAAGCATG GTGATGAACAGTCCCTCTGTGAGCTGACTGTCCACCAGCAAGCTTTCTCTGAAGAAGACGACACAGACTACATCCCCTTACACGAGGCAGCCATACAAAACAACCAGAACATCCTTGATCACATTTACTGGTCTGTCTTGAGGATCCACTTTGTTTCTGATCGTCATTGTTGA
- the appl1 gene encoding DCC-interacting protein 13-alpha isoform X1, protein MPGIDKLPIEETLEDSPQTRSLLGVFEEDTEAISSYFSQLFKAMHRIYDAQNELSTATHLTSKLLKDYEKQRFPLGGDDEVMSSTLQQFAKVIDELSSCHAVLSTQLADAMMFPITQFQERDLREIVILKEVFQIASDDHDSAINRYSRLSKRKENEKVKNEVMEDVYTSRKKQHETIMHYFASLNMLQYKKKIALLEPLLGYMQAQISFFKLGSENLTQQWEEFLTNIGTSVQNVRREMDHDAEATEQTIHDLKAASDPLYMPDLDPNKIPVNRNLTRKTGYLNTRYKTGLVSSSWERQYFFTQGGNLMSQSRGAVAGGLVLDIDNCSVMAVDCEDRRFCFQITAFDGKKAVILQAESRKDCEEWIATINNISKRIYLSENPEEIAARVNQSALEAVTPSPSFQQRHESFRPSTQSRPKAGRSGSQCSAGSESPALSSLSLDSLVAPDTPIQFDIISPVSEEHTSQAKSGAQGRRTNPFGESGGSKSEESEDSILHQLYIVRFLGCMEVKATESADVISETMRQILAARAIHNIFRMTESHLLVTCECLKLIDPQTQVTRLRFPLSSVVLCASHQENKSLFGFVLKTAGGREDGRHLTVCYVFESNNDGEKICDSVGLAKQIALHSEMDRKSTQKQRELDKAKEKQQEELHKQKQIEKDLEEQSRLIAASSRPGQPAADGQFLVLSNSQSEDSDAGEEGQKKGESEA, encoded by the exons ATGCCGGGAATCGACAAATTACCGATAGAGGAAACCCTGGAGGACAGTCCACAG ACTCGCTCTCTGCTCGGTGTGTTTGAGGAAGACACTGAGGCCATATCCAGTTATTTCAGTCAGCTATTCAAAGCCATGCACAGAATCTACGACGCCCAG AATGAACTGAGTACTGCCACTCATCTGACGTCTAAATTACTGAAAGACTACGAGAAACAG CGTTTTCCTCTGGGAGGTGATGATGAGGTCATGAGCTCCACTTTGCAGCAGTTTGCCAAAGTCATTGACGAG CTCAGCTCGTGTCACGCCGTTCTCTCCACTCAGCTCGCAGACGCCATGATGTTCCCCATCACACAGTTTCAGGAGAGAGACCTGAGAG AAATTGTCATCCTGAAGGAAGTGTTTCAGATTGCCAGTGACG ATCACGACTCAGCCATCAACAGATACAGTCGTCTGTCGAAACGAAAGGAGAATGAGAAG GTGAAGAATGAAGTGATGGAGGACGTCTACACGTCCAGGAAAAAACAGCACGAGACCATAATGCACTACTTCGCATCGCTCAACATGCTGCAGTACAAGAAGAAGATCGCGCTGCTGGAGCCGCTGCTGGGATACATGCAGGCGCAG ATCAGTTTTTTTAAACTGGGATCAGAGAATCTGACGCAGCAGTGGGAGGAGTTTCTCACCAACATCGGAACCAGCGTGCAGAA TGTTCGCAGGGAAATGGACCACGACGCTGAAGCCACAGAGCAGACGATTCATGACCTAAAAGCAGCCAGTGACCCGCTCTACATGCCCGACCTGGACCCCAACAAGATCCCGGTGAACCGCAACCTGACCCGCAAAACTGGCTACCTCAACACTCGCTA CAAAACAGGTCTGGTGTCGTCTTCCTGGGAGCGGCAGTATTTCTTCACGCAGGGAGGAAACCTCATGAGCCAATCGCGTGGAGCCGTGGCCGGAGGTCTGGTTCTGGACATCGACAACTGCTCCGTCATGGCAGTGGACTGTGAGGACCGACGCTTCTGCTTTCAGATCACAGCTTTTGATGGCAAGAA GGCCGTTATATTACAGGCGGAGAGCAGGAAAGACTGCGAGGAG tgGATTGCAACAATAAACAACATCTCTAAGAGGATATACCTCAGTGAAAACCCAGAG GAAATCGCAGCGAGAGTGAATCAGTCGGCTCTGGAGGCTGTAACACCTTCACCATCTTTCCAACAGCGGCACGAGAGTTTCAGACCGAGCAC TCAAAGTCGACCCAAAGCGGGTCGTTCAGGCAGTCAGTGCTCTGCAGGCTCTGAGTCTCCGGCGCTGTCGTCTCTGTCTCTGGATTCGCTGGTGGCTCCGGACACACCCATTCAGTTTGACATCATCTCCCCCGTCAGCGAGGAGCACACCAGTCAGGCTAAGAGCGGCGCTCAGGGCAG AAGGACCAACCCGTTTGGGGAATCTGGAGGGTCAAAATCTGAAGAAAGTGAAG ACTCGATTCTGCACCAGCTTTACATCGTTCGCTTCCTGGGCTGCATGGAGGTGAAGGCCACAGAGAGCGCAGACGTCATCTCTGAGACCATGAGACAGATCCTGGCCGCCCGAGCCATTCACAACATCTTCAGGATGACCGAGTCTCATCTGCTCGTCACCTGTGAATGCCTCAA gtTGATTGACCCGCAGACACAAGTCACAAGACTGCGG TTTCCTCTCTCCAGCGTTGTGCTGTGTGCGTCACATCAGGAGAACAAGAGCTTGTTTGGTTTTGTGCTGAAGACGGCCGGAGGACGAGAAGACGGACGACATCTTACAGTCTGCTACGTCTTTGAGTCAAACAATGATGGAGAGAAG ATCTGTGACAGTGTAGGACTGGCGAAGCAGATCGCGCTCCACTCTGAGATG GACCGCAAatccacacagaaacagagagAGCTGGACAAGGCCAAAGAGAAACAACAGGAAGAACTTCATAAACAAAAACAGATAGAGAAG gatCTCGAAGAACAAAGCCGTTTGATAGCCGCGTCGAGTCGACCCGGCCAACCAGCTGCTGATGGACAGTTCTTGGTCCTTagcaacagccaatcagaggacAGCGACGCAGGAGAGGAGGGGCAGAAAAAGGGCGAATCAGAGGCCTGA
- the appl1 gene encoding DCC-interacting protein 13-alpha isoform X2: MPGIDKLPIEETLEDSPQTRSLLGVFEEDTEAISSYFSQLFKAMHRIYDAQNELSTATHLTSKLLKDYEKQRFPLGGDDEVMSSTLQQFAKVIDELSSCHAVLSTQLADAMMFPITQFQERDLREIVILKEVFQIASDDHDSAINRYSRLSKRKENEKVKNEVMEDVYTSRKKQHETIMHYFASLNMLQYKKKIALLEPLLGYMQAQISFFKLGSENLTQQWEEFLTNIGTSVQNVRREMDHDAEATEQTIHDLKAASDPLYMPDLDPNKIPVNRNLTRKTGYLNTRYKTGLVSSSWERQYFFTQGGNLMSQSRGAVAGGLVLDIDNCSVMAVDCEDRRFCFQITAFDGKKAVILQAESRKDCEEWIATINNISKRIYLSENPEEIAARVNQSALEAVTPSPSFQQRHESFRPSTQSRPKAGRSGSQCSAGSESPALSSLSLDSLVAPDTPIQFDIISPVSEEHTSQAKSGAQGRTNPFGESGGSKSEESEDSILHQLYIVRFLGCMEVKATESADVISETMRQILAARAIHNIFRMTESHLLVTCECLKLIDPQTQVTRLRFPLSSVVLCASHQENKSLFGFVLKTAGGREDGRHLTVCYVFESNNDGEKICDSVGLAKQIALHSEMDRKSTQKQRELDKAKEKQQEELHKQKQIEKDLEEQSRLIAASSRPGQPAADGQFLVLSNSQSEDSDAGEEGQKKGESEA, from the exons ATGCCGGGAATCGACAAATTACCGATAGAGGAAACCCTGGAGGACAGTCCACAG ACTCGCTCTCTGCTCGGTGTGTTTGAGGAAGACACTGAGGCCATATCCAGTTATTTCAGTCAGCTATTCAAAGCCATGCACAGAATCTACGACGCCCAG AATGAACTGAGTACTGCCACTCATCTGACGTCTAAATTACTGAAAGACTACGAGAAACAG CGTTTTCCTCTGGGAGGTGATGATGAGGTCATGAGCTCCACTTTGCAGCAGTTTGCCAAAGTCATTGACGAG CTCAGCTCGTGTCACGCCGTTCTCTCCACTCAGCTCGCAGACGCCATGATGTTCCCCATCACACAGTTTCAGGAGAGAGACCTGAGAG AAATTGTCATCCTGAAGGAAGTGTTTCAGATTGCCAGTGACG ATCACGACTCAGCCATCAACAGATACAGTCGTCTGTCGAAACGAAAGGAGAATGAGAAG GTGAAGAATGAAGTGATGGAGGACGTCTACACGTCCAGGAAAAAACAGCACGAGACCATAATGCACTACTTCGCATCGCTCAACATGCTGCAGTACAAGAAGAAGATCGCGCTGCTGGAGCCGCTGCTGGGATACATGCAGGCGCAG ATCAGTTTTTTTAAACTGGGATCAGAGAATCTGACGCAGCAGTGGGAGGAGTTTCTCACCAACATCGGAACCAGCGTGCAGAA TGTTCGCAGGGAAATGGACCACGACGCTGAAGCCACAGAGCAGACGATTCATGACCTAAAAGCAGCCAGTGACCCGCTCTACATGCCCGACCTGGACCCCAACAAGATCCCGGTGAACCGCAACCTGACCCGCAAAACTGGCTACCTCAACACTCGCTA CAAAACAGGTCTGGTGTCGTCTTCCTGGGAGCGGCAGTATTTCTTCACGCAGGGAGGAAACCTCATGAGCCAATCGCGTGGAGCCGTGGCCGGAGGTCTGGTTCTGGACATCGACAACTGCTCCGTCATGGCAGTGGACTGTGAGGACCGACGCTTCTGCTTTCAGATCACAGCTTTTGATGGCAAGAA GGCCGTTATATTACAGGCGGAGAGCAGGAAAGACTGCGAGGAG tgGATTGCAACAATAAACAACATCTCTAAGAGGATATACCTCAGTGAAAACCCAGAG GAAATCGCAGCGAGAGTGAATCAGTCGGCTCTGGAGGCTGTAACACCTTCACCATCTTTCCAACAGCGGCACGAGAGTTTCAGACCGAGCAC TCAAAGTCGACCCAAAGCGGGTCGTTCAGGCAGTCAGTGCTCTGCAGGCTCTGAGTCTCCGGCGCTGTCGTCTCTGTCTCTGGATTCGCTGGTGGCTCCGGACACACCCATTCAGTTTGACATCATCTCCCCCGTCAGCGAGGAGCACACCAGTCAGGCTAAGAGCGGCGCTCAGGGCAG GACCAACCCGTTTGGGGAATCTGGAGGGTCAAAATCTGAAGAAAGTGAAG ACTCGATTCTGCACCAGCTTTACATCGTTCGCTTCCTGGGCTGCATGGAGGTGAAGGCCACAGAGAGCGCAGACGTCATCTCTGAGACCATGAGACAGATCCTGGCCGCCCGAGCCATTCACAACATCTTCAGGATGACCGAGTCTCATCTGCTCGTCACCTGTGAATGCCTCAA gtTGATTGACCCGCAGACACAAGTCACAAGACTGCGG TTTCCTCTCTCCAGCGTTGTGCTGTGTGCGTCACATCAGGAGAACAAGAGCTTGTTTGGTTTTGTGCTGAAGACGGCCGGAGGACGAGAAGACGGACGACATCTTACAGTCTGCTACGTCTTTGAGTCAAACAATGATGGAGAGAAG ATCTGTGACAGTGTAGGACTGGCGAAGCAGATCGCGCTCCACTCTGAGATG GACCGCAAatccacacagaaacagagagAGCTGGACAAGGCCAAAGAGAAACAACAGGAAGAACTTCATAAACAAAAACAGATAGAGAAG gatCTCGAAGAACAAAGCCGTTTGATAGCCGCGTCGAGTCGACCCGGCCAACCAGCTGCTGATGGACAGTTCTTGGTCCTTagcaacagccaatcagaggacAGCGACGCAGGAGAGGAGGGGCAGAAAAAGGGCGAATCAGAGGCCTGA
- the rps23 gene encoding 40S ribosomal protein S23 gives MGKCRGLRTARKLRNHRREQKWHDKQYKKAHLGTALKANPFGGASHAKGIVLEKVGVEAKQPNSAIRKCVRVQLIKNGKKITAFVPNDGCLNFIEENDEVLVAGFGRKGHAVGDIPGVRFKVVKVANVSLLALYKGKKERPRS, from the exons ATGG gCAAGTGTCGTGGACTGCGTACTGCTAGAAAACTGCGGAACCACCGCCGCGAGCAGAAATGGCATGATAAACAGTACAAGAAGGCCCATTTGGGCACTGCTCTGAAGGCCAACCCCTTCGGTGGAGCGTCCCACGCCAAAGGCATCGTGCTTGAGAAAGT TGGTGTTGAAGCCAAGCAGCCCAACTCTGCCATCAGAAAGTGCGTCAGGGTCCAACTGATCAAGAACGGCAAGAAGATCACCGCTTTCGTCCCCAACGATGGCTGCTTGAACTTCATTGAG GAAAACGATGAGGTTCTGGTGGCAGGATTCGGTCGTAAGGGGCACGCCGTGGGTGATATTCCCGGTGTTCGTTTCAAGGTGGTGAAGGTGGCCAATGTGTCTCTTCTGGCTCTGTACAAAGGCAAAAAGGAGAGGCCCAGATCATAA
- the LOC132126743 gene encoding dynein axonemal heavy chain 12-like, with protein sequence MVHIMLDYVDHVTFCSRLKAALMEQKQWPEICKIQENVCCLQHLCRLKIKACLGRLGLRAPIFMSFLPLPERLKQYILYKEYDLYAQKCQTQSK encoded by the exons ATGGTTCACATCATGCTAGATTACGTCGATCATGTGACCTTTTGCTCCAGACTGAAGGCTGCGCTCATGGAGCAGAAACAGTGGCCTGAAATCTGCAAAATTCAAG AGAATGTCTGCTGTCTGCAGCATCTCTGTCGGCTGAAGATCAAGGCTTGTTTGGGTCGGTTGGGTTTGAGAGCTCCGATCTTCATGAGCTTTCTTCCATTACCAGAACGACTGAAGCAATACATCCTGTACAAAGAATATGATCTCTACGCTCAGAAATGCCAAACACAAAGCAAATAA